A region of Paraburkholderia largidicola DNA encodes the following proteins:
- the dnaA gene encoding chromosomal replication initiator protein DnaA — translation MNEFWQHCSALLERELTPQQYVTWIKPLAPVAFDADANTLSIAAPNRFKLDWVKSQFSGRITDLARDFWHSPVDVQFVLDPKAGVRSAPAAPSRPAPMGARSAAAAVDAAVGAVQAAHASRAGGSSAGGALAGLGAHTHAAQLTDDAADLDLPSLDANEAAAARRTWRPGAAATAANGESDSMYERSKLNPVLTFDNFVTGKANQLARAAAIQVADNPGISYNPLFLYGGVGLGKTHLIHAIGNQLLMDKAGARIRYIHAEQYVSDVVKAYQRKAFDDFKRYYHSLDLLLIDDIQFFSGKSRTQEEFFYAFEALVANKAQVIITSDTYPKEISGIDDRLISRFDSGLTVAIEPPELEMRVAILMRKAQSEGVNLNEDVAFFVAKHLRSNVRELEGALRKILAYSKFHGREITIELTKEALKDLLTVQNRQISVENIQKTVADFYSIKVADMYSKKRPANIARPRQIAMYLAKELTQKSLPEIGELFGGRDHTTVLHAVRKIADERGKDAQLNHELHVLEQTLKG, via the coding sequence ATGAACGAATTCTGGCAACACTGTTCCGCATTGCTGGAGCGTGAATTGACGCCCCAGCAGTACGTGACGTGGATCAAACCGTTGGCCCCGGTCGCCTTCGACGCCGATGCGAATACCCTGAGCATCGCGGCGCCGAACCGTTTCAAGCTGGATTGGGTCAAGAGCCAGTTTTCCGGCCGTATCACCGATCTCGCGCGTGACTTCTGGCATTCGCCCGTCGACGTCCAGTTCGTCCTCGATCCTAAAGCTGGCGTGCGCTCGGCGCCTGCCGCGCCGTCGCGGCCAGCGCCGATGGGCGCGCGCAGCGCGGCCGCAGCCGTCGACGCGGCAGTCGGCGCCGTACAGGCGGCTCACGCGTCGCGCGCGGGCGGTTCGAGCGCTGGCGGCGCGCTGGCGGGCCTCGGCGCGCACACGCACGCCGCGCAACTGACCGACGATGCAGCCGACCTCGATCTCCCCAGCCTCGACGCGAACGAAGCTGCCGCCGCGCGCCGCACGTGGCGTCCAGGCGCGGCTGCGACGGCCGCGAACGGCGAAAGCGACTCGATGTACGAGCGTTCGAAGCTGAACCCCGTGCTCACCTTCGACAATTTCGTGACCGGTAAGGCAAACCAGCTGGCGCGGGCCGCCGCGATTCAGGTCGCCGACAATCCCGGCATCTCGTACAACCCGCTGTTCCTGTACGGCGGCGTGGGCCTCGGCAAGACTCACCTGATTCACGCCATCGGCAACCAGCTGCTGATGGACAAGGCTGGCGCGCGCATCCGCTACATCCATGCGGAACAGTACGTGTCGGACGTGGTGAAGGCGTATCAGCGCAAGGCATTCGACGACTTCAAGCGCTACTACCATTCGCTCGACCTGCTGCTGATCGACGATATTCAGTTCTTCTCGGGCAAATCCCGTACGCAGGAAGAATTCTTTTACGCGTTCGAGGCGCTGGTTGCGAACAAGGCGCAGGTGATCATCACCAGCGATACCTATCCGAAAGAAATCTCAGGTATCGACGACCGTCTGATCTCGCGGTTCGATTCCGGCCTGACCGTCGCAATCGAACCGCCCGAGCTTGAGATGCGCGTCGCGATTCTGATGCGCAAGGCGCAGTCGGAAGGCGTGAATCTGAATGAGGACGTCGCGTTTTTCGTCGCGAAGCACCTGCGTTCGAACGTTCGCGAACTGGAAGGCGCGCTGCGCAAGATTCTCGCGTACTCGAAATTCCACGGCCGCGAAATCACCATCGAACTGACCAAGGAAGCGCTGAAAGACCTGTTGACGGTGCAGAACCGGCAGATTTCGGTGGAAAACATCCAGAAAACGGTGGCCGACTTCTACAGCATCAAGGTCGCCGACATGTATTCGAAGAAGCGCCCGGCCAATATCGCGCGTCCACGTCAGATCGCGATGTATCTGGCCAAGGAACTGACGCAGAAGAGCCTGCCGGAGATCGGCGAGCTGTTCGGCGGGCGCGACCACACGACGGTGCTGCACGCGGTGCGCAAGATCGCCGACGAGCGCGGCAAGGACGCACAGCTCAATCACGAGCTTCACGTGCTGGAGCAGACGCTGAAGGGTTGA